Below is a genomic region from Anoxybacillus flavithermus.
TCAACGCCTGGTTCCCGTACGTCCTAGTGGCGATTTTACTTGTCATTACGCGCACCGTAACAGAAGTGAAAGCGTTTTTAACAGGAGAAAGCGTCACCATTCTCATCGATAACTTATTCAACTCTGGCATTGCGATTAAATCAACGCCGCTCTATTTGCCAGGTACGATTTTCTTCATCGTTTCGCTCGTCACGTACGTGTTACATCGCATGGATGCAAAAAGCTACAAAAAAGCGTTTACCGATTCGTTTAAAACGGCATTAAGCGCAGGTTCGGCACTCATTTTCGCGGTACCGATGATCAACATTTTCATTAATACGAAAACAGATGAGCTGGCGAGCATGCCGCTCGTTTTAGCCGAAGGCGTATCGCATATCGCTGGTTCTTCATGGCCGATCGTGGCGCCGCTCATTGGTGCGCTCGGCGCGTTTATCGCAGGAAGCAACACATTTAGCAATATGATGTTCTCGCTTTTCCAATTCGGTACAGCAGAAAGCATCGGTTTATCGGCGTCAGGCGCTGCCGTTGTCGTGGCGCTACAAGCGGTTGGTGGCGCAGCTGGAAATATGATTTGCGTTCATAACGTCGTCGCCGCTTCCGCCACAGTCGGTCTTGTCGGTCGAGAAGGAAGCTTAATTCGTAAGGCGCTCATTCCGATGACGTATTACATTTTAGCGGCTGGTATGCTCGGCATGGGCTTGATCGTCGGCGGCTTTAACGTTTGGTTTGTCCTTTATGCCGTCATCGTCGTCGCATTCATTTTATTTATGATGTCAAACCGCGGCAAAACGAAACGAGCAGAAAACCAAATATCAGCATAATCAAAAAGGGTGTCCTGTAAAACGGATACCCTTTTTTACTCGATTATTCCTTACTCTCCTCGTCCATCAACAAATGATGAATATGGCACACAAATTTTTCAATAAAAGAGATGTACTGCTCTACCTCTTCTTTACATATGCGATGTTGTTCCTCTTCATTATGTGGTCGATCGGATTGATGGGCAATTTCATTTCTTCGGCGATATATATCATCTACATACTTTGCGACCGTTTCATGTCTCATTTGTAATGCTTGACACGTTTGAGCAAATATTTTTTCCTTCGAGATTAAAGAAAGAACTTCTTTAATCGCTTTACTCGCCATAAATGTTTTGTAGCTATGTCGAAAAATGATTTCCTCTGACAACCAGTCGATCGTCTCCGGATTTTTCAATGCCTCTTCTAATGTTTGAAGCGACACAATAAACGTCTTGTAGCTTTCTGTTTTTTGTACTTCTCCTGAAAACATTTTTAATAAACGATAACGTACAATTTCATGCATATAAAAATCAAGTGCACTCAGTGAACTACCCGCCACCTACGCTTCGCTTAGAGGTGGGGGCTTCTAAGGTAATCGCACCTAACGGTACGAAATTGACTTAGCGATCGAGCCTGTTCCATGCTCTATTTATGATTATGCTAACAATCGCAATCCTTCGCGTTTGATGTTGATAGCAGCGTTCCAATCACGGTCTGCCACAAAACCACAATCACAGCGAAATATACGCTCAGAAAGAGATAGAGACTCCTTTACTTGACCACAACATGAACAAGTTTTGGATGATGGAAACCACTTATCTATTTTGATAAGTTTTTTCCCTTGCTCCTCTAACTTGTATTGGAGAAATGTCGTAAACATGCCCCATGCATGATCAGCAACGCTTTTGCCGAAATGGAGGGCTTGTGACATTCCCTTCATGTTGAGGTCTTCGATGACCACGCAATCATACTGCTTCGCTAATTCGTATGATTTTTTGTGTAGAAAGTCTTTTCGTTGGTTTGCAATTTTCTCATGTCGTTTCGCTACTTTCAGACGCTGTTTGTGCCAACGATTAGAGCCTTTCTTTCTGCGTGATAGAATACGCTGTTCCTTCGCTAATTTTTCCAAGGATTGACGATAGAATCGAGGATAATTGGCTCTCTTACCCTCACTATCGACAAATAAACCATTCATGGAAAAATCTAAGCCGACAACAGCTTGCACTTCTTTTTGTACAGGTTGACGTTCGTATTCGGTGAGAATAGAAACGTAGTATTTTCCTGTTTTCGTTTTAGAAATGGTGCAAGACTTGATCGTATGATGTGACGGAATTTCCCGATGTTGCTTTATTTTCACCCATTTCAATTTTGGCAATTTGATATAACCGTCCAAAAGCATGATGTTTCCGTTGACCACGTTGGTTGTGTAGGACTGTTTTGCTTTGCGGCTTTTGAATTTTGGAAATTTAGCACGACCAGAGAAGAAGTTTTGGTATGCCTTTTGCAAATTCAGTTGAACATTTGCCAACGCAAGGCTATCCACTTCTTTGAGCCATGCAAATTCCTTTTTGTACTTGGCAGGAGTAGGGAATTTTTGCTTTTTCAAGGCTTCTTTGTCGTCTTTGAACTTTTCATACATTTGTATGCGTTCTTCAAGCATTTTGTTGTAGACGAAACGGACACAACCAAATGTTTTTGCAAGAAGTTGCTCTTGTTCTTGCGTTGGGTACAGACGGAACTTATATGCTTTGTTTGCCATATCGAATCACCTCACTTCATCCCTTGATTTTCTATATATTTCTTTATCACTTCGATGGGCGCGCCATCCGTTGTAAGTAAGCAAAAGCTTCTTGACCAAAAATATTCTTTCCACAGTTTTCTTTTGACTTGTGGAAAATGCTTTTTGATCAGTCGAGAACTTGCGCTTTTATAGGCATTGATGAACTTTGATCATTCACCATTCGAATGCGCTTTGAACAAAATATGCACATGGTCAAGATCGTGATTCCATTCGACCAAGGAAATATTGTAATTTTCACCCAGTCGAACAAACATATCTTTTGCATAGTCAGATATGGTATCATCAATTACCTGTCTGCGATATTTTACAACCAGAACAAGATGATCATACAACAGGAACATGGAATGGTTATTATTGTCTAATTTCATTGATACATCAGACTTTCATGTTTTTAAGACTGATTATATCATAACACAAAAAAAGAGAAACGTTAGGCTACGCTTAACCGGCATTCATCCCCCACTTTCACTTCGTTTAGAAGTGGGAGACTTCTTTCGGAGGGAAGTTAAAAAAACAACTTGGCTTCGTAAAATATCTTCTGCGTGCTGTCTTTTTCCGCTCTTCATCAACTCGTCATAAATAGAAAATTTCTCCCGAATCGACTGAATGTTATATTGAAATTGTTGAATAATGTCGATCGCTTTTTGTTCGACAGTAAACACGCGCCTTTTTTCTAACTGTCTTGATTCACGTGTCAAAGAAACATCTTTTAAAAATTTCTCTTTACTCATGAATATACTCAACCCACTTATTTAAAAAGTTCGTTTGAATAAGCGGAATGCCACCATACTTTCCTTTCATGTATCCTTTCTCAATATTTTCATCTTTTCGCACATGTTTAACGTCAGAAATAGAATATAAGTCCGTGCTTGCAGATGCACTGTTTTTTTCTGTAATCCATATTTGATCTCTCCGCAAAATCGTTAAATCTAACAAATTCGTATCATGTGTCGAAAAAATGAGCTGAGCGTGTTTTGGATTTAGTTTTGGCGTTTGGAACAGTTTAATGATTTGCAATACTAATAACGGATGCAAGCTTGTTTCCAATTCATCAAATACTAAACATTTACCATTGCTTAAAATATCAAGAATAGGTCCCATGATTTCAAATAAACGTTGAACCCCTCTCGATTCTTCTGATAGATGAATAGTCATGTTTGGATAAACAAGTTTCACTTCATAGTTTACATGAGAACCCTTCAGCAACAACATTTTTAGTTCTTCGGGCATATGTGGTGGTAAATCGCTATAAGAAAGTTGTTTTTTTTCTACTTTTGTTATTATGTTTTCAACGGGAATGTGGAAGTAATTTAACATATTCAAAAGAATATTTTTATTTGTTTCGTTTGTTGAGATTTGATCAATGGTATAATGTAGCCAACTTTCATTACTTGCAAACTGATTGACAACCAGTTCATTGCGTAAAAATAAAAACGCATGTTTCACCTCTTCGGCATTTGACCAAACACCTGCAGTCGCTAAAAAGAGACGATTTTGTCTCGTCTTTGATCTTTTAATTTCATCTAATTCTTTTTGGAATTTGTTCCCGAATATATATTGTTCCTCTAATCGTTCGAACACTCTCGCTTGTCTTCCATTTGGAAAGAAATATAAGTACTCTTCTAAAATTTTTTCTCGTGTGATTGAAAAACCATATGCATAGCGAACACCATTTACAATAAATTGCAATTCAAATACGCTTGGTCGATGTTCCTCTAATTTATGGGGAAGGATAGGGATATCATCTCCCTCATGAAACGAGTCTGCTTCATTAACTAAAAATTTAACAAAACCAATCGCTTGTAATACATTGGACTTTCCTGATCCATTAGCCCCATAAATAGCTACCAGAGGCAACAGTTGGATTTTTTCGTCTATTTTCATCGTACATTCTTTATGTTCCCCATCTTTCGTCGCAAGCATCGAAAGTGTCACTTTTTCACGTATCGACTTAAAGTTTCCACACGAAAATTGAATCAACATATGATATCCCTCAAATCATCGTTTTTTTCATCCACATTATCACACTTTAATTATATTTTATTCGTTATTTTTGTGAAAAATCCTCTAAAACAAAAAATAAAATTATTAATCATAACTGTTTTATATTCCTTCCTTTTTCCTTCCCTTCTTATATGATATAATGACTTGTTGCAGCCTACATGTAAAGGAGTCGTTTACAGTGCATATCATCTGTACAACGTTGAATGCGAAATATATTCATACGAACTTAGCAATTCGCTATTTAAAAGCGTACGCCCAACCGGAGTTTCATGTGGAGCTTGTCGAATATACCATTAAAGACCCTGTGTTAAACATCGTCACCGATTTATATCGCCGCAAACCCGATGTCGTCGGGTTTAGCTGTTACATTTGGAACATCGAACAGACGATTGAAGTGATTCAGCTTTTGAAAAAAGTGCATCCGACCGTCACAATCGTCGTCGGGGGACCAGAAGTGTCATATGACGTCGCTTATTGGCTTGAGCGCGTGCCGGAGTTTGATTATATCGTCATCGGCGAAGGAGAAGAAACGTTTAAACAGCTTCTGACAGCGCTTCAAAATGGCGATGATGTCGCAAACATCGCTGGGCTTGCGTTTCATCAAGACGGCAAAGCGATCATCAACCCGCAACGAAATAAAATGAACTTAGCGAACATGCCGTCACCGTTTCGCTTTCCAGAAGATATCCCGCATTTATCAAAACGCGTCACATACGTCGAGACGAGCCGCGGCTGTCCGTTTAGCTGTCAATTTTGTTTATCGTCGATTGAAGTCGGCGTCCGCTACTTTGATCGTGAAAAAATAAAGGAAGATTTGCGTTATTTAATGAAACACGGAGCGAAAGTGATTAAATTTGTCGATCGCACGTTTAACATTAGCCGTAGCTATGCGATGGATATGTTCCAATTTTTAATTGACGAGCACGTGCCGGGCGTCGTGTTCCAATTTGAAATTACTGCCGACATTATGCGCCCAGAAGTCATTGAATTTTTAAATAAAGAAGCGCCGCCAGGGCTATTCCGTTTTGAAATCGGGGTGCAGTCGACAAACGATGAAGTAAATAAACTCGTCATGCGGAAGCAAAATTTTGAAAAGCTCACCCGCACCGTCACGATGGTCAAACAAGGCGGGAAAATTGCCCAACATCTTGATTTAATTGCCGGGCTTCCGGAAGAAGATTACACATCGTTTCGCAAAACGTTTAACGACGTATTTGCGCTCCGTCCTGAAGAATTGCAACTCGGCTTTTTGAAAATGTTGCGCGGCACAGGCTTACGCCATAAGGCAAACGAATACGGCTACGTCTTTATGGACCGCGCACCGTATGAAATTTTGCGAAACAACGTGCTGTCGTTTCATGACATCATTCGCTTAAAACAAGTCGAAGATGTGCTTGAAAAATATTGGAACGATCATCGGATGGATGAGACGATCGAATATATCGTCACCCATTTGTTTGACACGCCGTTTGACTTTTTCCAATCGTTCGGCACATATTGGGACGAACAAGGCTGGGCGCGGATCGGACATCAACTTGAAGATTTATTCCGCCGCCTCTATTCGTTTTTACAAACGACAAATACAGACGACTTGCCAATTGTCGAAGCGTTGATGAAATACGACTATTTGCGCCATCAAAAACAAAAACCGCGCAAACCGTGGTGGGATGAAAAAACGGACAAACATATGCGCGCACGCGTATATGAAAAACTGTCCGAACAACCGCACCTTCTTTCACTAAGCGAAAAAGAACTATTTAAACATACGGTCGTTGAACTCATCCCGTTCGACTTGCCACATTATTTACAAACGAAACACATTCGCCATTGCCATATGGCGATGATCGTATACTTCAACCAAACGACGATGAAAGCAGAGACGTATTTTTTAGAAATGGAAAAGTAGGAGCCTCCACTCCTACTTTTTCTTCTTTACCTCTTCTATTAACTCCATCACTTTATGGGCATTGATGTCGCCTTGTTCGTGTCCGAATTCTTCCTTTAATATGTCGCTTGGAATCGGAATTGTTTTGCCTGCTTGTTTGTTTTTCATGTTCCTTGCCGTCCTTTTTTCGAATTTCGGTTTGCGCCGCGGCTCATATCTTCTCCGCCAGCGTATTGCGCTTCAAATTCGTCTTTTGGCATGCTTTCTGTCGGCGTTTGGTTGTTCGTTTTTGCGGCATCGTGTGTCACTTTGCGCTTCATGATCGTTCACCTCCCGCACGTTCTTTTTTGTATGCAATGAGTATAATGTCTTCGCCCGTTTGTTCACGCAGTTTACGCTCAAATTGTTGCACTTCGGCAATGTCGCGTTCATGCAACTGTGCAATTGGAAAACGCATATGAATCCCCCCTCACAAGTAATGTCACGCAAATGAACATATTTTATACACCATTGAGCCACATTAATGATGAGGTGATCATCATGGAAAAAGACAAAGAAATCGAATCGCCCATTTTCGATGAGACGCAACCGCATCAAATACACGCCCCGTCATTTAAAGGAACGGGCATCGAGATGAAGCCACCATTTGTCAATCGATATGGGGTTGTCATCGGCGATAGTAAATACAATTCGCCAAACTCCCCACTTCATGAATGGAGCGATGACATAGACCCGAGCGTGATGGCGGGTGATGAATGGGTACATCCGACAAACGACATCGGTTGGAATACCCCCGAAAATCGCGCCTTACTCGAAGAAAAACGGAGCGAACTAGCCCCGTTTGCTCATCCAGATAAAGACGTCGGATACGGGGCGGATTGACACATTCGCCCCGTTTTCGTCATACATTGAAGGAGCAATACATGACGAGGTGGCGTATATGAATGGATTCAACTCATGAAAGTGATAGGTGTCGGGATATATTCTTTTATTTATGAGCTAGAAGAAATGAAAAAAGGGGGATCATTTTCCCCCTGTAAATGAAATGCCTTTAATAAAATAACGGTTGAAAAATGCATAAATGACTAACACAGGCATGGTAAATACCATCGACGCCGCCATAATGTAGTTCCAATAACTAATGTACTGTCCTTTGAAACTATTTAACCCAAGCGGCAACGTGAACAGTTGCGGATCAGACAAAATGATAAGCGGACGCATAAAGTCGTTCCATGAGCCCATAAAAACGAAAATAGCTTGCGCGGCGAGCGCTGGGCGAGCGAGCGGCAACACGATGCGGAAAAATGTGCCGATGCGGCTTAATCCGTCTAACGCGGCCGCTTCTTCTAACTCTTTCGGGAAGTTGATGAAAAATTGACGCATCATAAAAATAAATGTCGCATTAATCATCGCTGGGACAATCATCCCTTGATACGAGTTCAACCAACCGAGCTGTTTTAAAATTAAATAGTTCGGAATCATCGTCACTTGCGCTGGAATCATTAATACCGCCAAAATGATCATAAAAATCGTCTGTTTTCCTCGGAACTGAAGACGAGCAAGCGCGTAACCAGCCATTGAGTTAAATATTAAATTCAACATTGTCACCGTCACCGCAATAATGACGCTATTCATAAACCAACGCGGGAAAAGCTCTTGTTCAATAAAAATTTGTTTATAATTATCAAGCGTAAAGTCTTTCGGAATAAAGCTGATCGAACCGCTTACAATTTCTTCAAGCGTTTTAAACGATGACGAAAGCGCCCATAAAAACGGAATCATCGTCACAATCGCATATAATACGAGAATCGTATATAACAATGCTTTGCCAAATCGCATGTCCTTCCCCCCTTAATAAAGCGACTCTTCTTTTGAAAATTTTCGTTGCAGCCACGTCGCAAGCAAAATGACGATCGCTAGCGCAAACGCAAGCGCGGCCGCATAGCCCATCGTTCCGAGCGATTTAAACGCATATTGATAAATCAGTAGGACGACGGTTAACGTGGCGTTGTTCGGTCCGCCTGAACCGCCCGAGAAAATGTATGATTGGTCAAATAATTGGAACGTACCAATTAATCCCATAATGATAACAAACGATGTGACAGGTTTTAAGTACGGCACAGTCACGTACCAAAATTTATGCCAAGCGTTCGCCCCGTCTAACTCTGCCGCTTCGTATAATGAATCCGGAATGTCTTGCAATGCGGCTAAATAAATGACCATAAAAAACGGTGCGGTTGACCAAATGTTCATAATCATAATGGCGTTTAATGCAACAGAAGGATCACCAAGCCAGTTGTATGTCGGCAAGCCAAGAAACTTAAGCACATGGTTGACAAGCCCATTTTGGTTATACATCCACATAAAAATAAGCGTCAACACAGCCGATGATGTTAACGTCGGCAAAAAGTAGACGATGCGGAAAAACTTTTCCCCTTTTAACCCCGCATTGAGCGTCGCCGCTAAAACGAGCGCTAACATCGTTTGCGTTGGCACGACGATCGCCACATATTTCGCTGTGTTCCAAAGCGCAATTTTGGCGCGCGTATCGTCTAATATGCGCGTAAAGTTATCGAATCCGACAAATTGAAAGCTCGCTGTTCCTAACAACTGCACTTTATGAAACGATAAATAAATCGCAAATAAAATTGGACCGATGACGAATAAAAGAAGAACAAATAACGTTGGTGATAATAACGTATATGCCGTTCCTGCTTCTTTCCATCGTTGACGACGAAACATATTTTCATCTCCTTTATCTCGTGCTATTCACCTCTTTCAAGTGAAGATTGTGTATCACTTCACTTGAAAGAAGGGAACAGCGAGGGGAATGTCCCCTCAGCCGTTACTTCGCTTCAATTTCTTTATTCGCAATGTCTTGCGCTTTTTTGAGCGCTTCATCAAGCGGTTGTTCACCTAAAAAGGCGCTGACAAATTGGTTGTTAAAGTTGTTCATAATAATCGGCAAGTTCGTCCCGTTTTGCCATACGGTTGCATACGGTGCTCCAGCAACGAGTGCGGCGCGCAATTCATCTTTATCATATCCTAATTCAGCCGCCACCGATTTACGAGTTGGCAACGCAAAACCTTTACTTGTCCAAATTTTCATTCCTTCTTTTCCTGTTAAAAACGAAATGAGTTTCCATGCCGCTTCTTTCTTTTGTGAATCTTTGTTCATGACGTACGCAACTGTATACGCCATCGTTCCTTTTTTGCCGTCAATCGTTGGTACTTCGGCTGTGCCGAACTCCGTATTCGGGAACGTTTCTTGGAGGAATGGAATCGCCCAGTTTCCTTCAATAACCATCGCTGCTTTTTGTTGTCCGAACATTTCGCCGCCCCAGCCGGCGCCTACTTCGCTCGGTTGTGCTGCTGATTTATCTTTTAAGCGCATATCAACGATCGGTTGCAACGCTTCAACCACTTTCGGATCGGCAAAGCTTGCTTTATTGTCTGTCACAACTTTGCCGCCTTTTGACTCCGCAATGTAGTACAAGCGCGCGAGCTCTGGCGCCGCTCCGAAGCCGTACACTTCCGTTCCTTTTGTTAATTTTTTCGCCGCCTCGCGCAATTCATCCCACGTTTTCGGTACATCTAATCCTGCTTCGGCAAACATTTTTTTATTGTAGAAAAGCGCTAACGTCGAATAGTCTTTCGGGAATCCGTATATTTTGCCATCTGGACCTTTGAATGCATCAAGAAGCGGTTTTTCGAAATCGTTTATATCAAAATCTTCTGTCACATAGTCATCTAATGGCTCGAGCACGCCTGTTCCAATCATCGCTGGCGCTTCGAACGCATCTAAATAAAATACGTCTGGACCTTCGCCGCCAATTAAGCGTGTTTTAATGACGTCCATATATTGATCGGAAATGACTTCATGTTTGACTTTAATGTTCGGATATGTTTTCTCAAATTCATCTAACGTTTGTTTCAACAACTTTTGTTCCATTGGGTTGCCGCCCCAACCAGCGATCGTCACTTCTACTTGTTCTTCTTTCTTTTCGCTTTTTTCTTCATTTTTCGCCGTTTTTTCTTCACCGCCACATCCTGCTAAAACGCTTCCAAAAAGCAACGTCGACATTCCAACTGCAAACCATTGTTTCTTTTTCATTTCATAAGACCCCTTTCTTATTCAATATAGTATATGGAAGGGAGACGAGCTCCCTTATTCCCGATGAAAAGCATGTACAATGGCATCGTATGTTAAATCGGCTGTCGTTTCGACGATATAGTCTGCTTCTTTTAACGCTTCTTTGTCGCCAACACCAATCGCAAACATGTTTGCTGCTTTAATGGCCGCCACCCCTGCTTGCGCATCTTCTACGCCCACGCACGTCGACGGATCGACACGTAACTGCTCGGCGGCCGTGAGGAAAATTTCTGGGTGCGGCTTGCTGTTTTGTACTTTTGCCGCATCGACAATCGTATCGAAATATTCCCGAATGCCGAGCCGTTCGACAACCGTAAACGCATTTTTACTTGCGGACGCTAAGCCGATTTTTATATGATTGCGCTTCAACTCACGCAATAAATCGAGCATGCCAGGAAGCAAATCGTTCGGTGTCATGCGCGCAATGAGCTGTTTGTAATGCTCATTTTTTTTATGCGCAAGCGCTTCTTTTTCCGCCGTCGTATAGCGGTCCGCTTGGCCGCCGAGCGCTAAAATGCGCTCGAGCGACTCCATGCGGCTCACCCCTTTTAATTGCTCGTTAAACGCGCGATCAAACGTGATGCCTAATTGTTCTGCAAGCTGTTTCCATGCGATAAAATGGTACTCTGCCGTATCGGTTATGACACCGTCTAAATCGAAAATGACTGCTTTTAGTTGCTTGTTCATCCTGTCAAACCCTTTCATGTCAGTGGAATTGTCACTTCATCTTTTACTTCATATACGGTACCGAACACATCAAATGTCACGGCATCGTGAACGTTCGTCACTTTTTTCACAACAAGTTGTTCATGCGTCGCCGTCACTTCTAATCGGTCGCCGCGCCAATAAATTGGGAACGATAGTTTTTTCCATTGTTTTGGAAGCTTCGGATGTATGCGCAATTTTCCATCCAACATGCGCACGCCACCAAATCCACATACGACGGATTGCCAGACGCCGCCGATCGATGCGGTATGCATGCCGTGGTCCGATGATTTCATATTCGGTCCTAAGTCGATGCGCGCCGCTTGTTCAAACAATTGATACGCTAACTCGCGATCGTCCATATCGCTCGCTAAAATGCAATGTGTCGATAAGCTAAGCGATGAATCGTGCAACGTTTTTGGCTCATAGTAGTTCCAGTTCGCTCGTTTCACTTCTTGTGAAAACTTGTTTTCTAGCAAGTAAAACAACACCATAATGTCCGCTTGTTTCGATACTTGAATGTTGTTTACTTGTTCGAGGTTGTAATCTTCAAAAATCGTGCCGACGCGCGTTTGTTTTTTATATTTCGTTAAGTCGATGATTTGTTTTGTTAAATATGTGTCATCTTGCGGAATGACGAGATCTTCTTCGCGCGGCTTTGGCAAGTAAATGAGATCGACTTTTTCTTTCCATTTTTTATACGCGTCATGTACGCCAATTTTTTCGTGCAACGCGTCAAGAAGTGCTGCATTCGTTTCTTTTAATCTTTCATAATAGCGAATCGCCGTTTCGATATTCCAATGCGCCATGTAGTTCGTAAAAGCGTTGTTGTTGACGTGCTCTTTATATTCATCTGGGCCGATGACGTCGTTAATGTGATATTGTTGTTTTTCTTCATTCCACTCTAAGCGGCTCGCCCAAAACGTTGCGGTATCAAACAACATTTCATATCCACAACGCTCCATAAAGTCGTCATCGCCTGTCACTTTGTAATATTGCCATACCGCAAAAGCGATGTCGCTCGTAATATGTTGTTCAATAAAGCCCGACCAAATTTTCGTCGCTTTTCCGGTGACAATATCGACAGCGCCCCATACCGGCGTCACTTCATCGCCCGTAAACGCTGATTCCCACGGATACATTGCCCCTTCATAGCCGTTCGCTTTCGCTTTTCGGCGCGCCCCTTCAATCGTGTTGTATCGATATTCAAGCAAGCTGCGCGCGATATGCGGAAACGTGTATGTGAAAAACGGCAAAATGAAAATTTCTGTATCCCAAAACGAATGCCCTTTATATCCTTCGCCTGTCAACCCTTTCGCCGCGACACCGAAGCGGGCATCATGCGCTGGCGTCATAATAATTAAATGGTAATGCGCAAAACGAATCGCAAGCTGGTCAAATTCGTTTTCACTTTCGATCGTAATGTTCATTTGTTCCCAACGCTTTCTCCATTCCGAAACGTTTTCGGAAAAGAGCGCATCG
It encodes:
- a CDS encoding family 65 glycosyl hydrolase encodes the protein MLQYNLGTGEYKNWIVSEVQFNPYALGKCEAIMALGNGYMGLRSATEESYVGQVRNLFVAGTFNQFDEYEVTELPNAPDVVELDIWLNGEKFSLEKGKIIHYRRDLNVKDAELVRHVIWENARGEQFELTFRRFVSLKNLHLIGMKMEIKPLNCEAHIHMTSGINGQMTNSGAQHFHEGEKRIFDKTYLQLIQTTTESKIDFVVNATHRYMIDGKEIEVEPRMAMDRRKVFIQVAFDVKQGETLTFEKMANVYTSRDKQYDHDAYSLDVMRQEALNDLKEEAKKGYDALFSENVSEWRKRWEQMNITIESENEFDQLAIRFAHYHLIIMTPAHDARFGVAAKGLTGEGYKGHSFWDTEIFILPFFTYTFPHIARSLLEYRYNTIEGARRKAKANGYEGAMYPWESAFTGDEVTPVWGAVDIVTGKATKIWSGFIEQHITSDIAFAVWQYYKVTGDDDFMERCGYEMLFDTATFWASRLEWNEEKQQYHINDVIGPDEYKEHVNNNAFTNYMAHWNIETAIRYYERLKETNAALLDALHEKIGVHDAYKKWKEKVDLIYLPKPREEDLVIPQDDTYLTKQIIDLTKYKKQTRVGTIFEDYNLEQVNNIQVSKQADIMVLFYLLENKFSQEVKRANWNYYEPKTLHDSSLSLSTHCILASDMDDRELAYQLFEQAARIDLGPNMKSSDHGMHTASIGGVWQSVVCGFGGVRMLDGKLRIHPKLPKQWKKLSFPIYWRGDRLEVTATHEQLVVKKVTNVHDAVTFDVFGTVYEVKDEVTIPLT